In Tsuneonella dongtanensis, a single window of DNA contains:
- the tldD gene encoding metalloprotease TldD produces the protein MTADPHALLYASGQLSPDEAKALAAETLARCEDGELYLQFLATEAFLFDDGRLKTCDYSRDSGFGLRGVSGEMTGFAHASEISAAAIRRAGETLRLLDPARNPLAAPPPRSNRHLYTEASPLDAVPLEKKIRLLEEIDAAARARDPRIVQATASLSGSWSAIEIVRPDGFVARDVRPLVRLNVSVVAEANGRRETGSFGFGGRYLYDDLFDVTKWTRAVNEAVDQALTNLESVPAPAGEMTVLLGPGWPGVLLHEAVGHGLEGDFNRKGTSAFSGRIGTRVAAPGVTVVDDGAIANRRGSLSIDDEGTPTQENVLIEDGILKGYMQDRMNARLMGVAPTGNGRRENYAHAPMPRMTNTFMRGGKDDPGELLSRVKKGIFAKSFGGGQVDIVNGNFTFSCTEAYLVEDGKLGAPIKGATLIGNGPTALTKVIGIGNDMALDEGVGMCGKGGQSVPAGVGQPTLLVSGLTVGGTA, from the coding sequence ATGACCGCCGATCCGCACGCGCTGCTCTACGCTTCCGGCCAGCTTTCGCCCGACGAGGCGAAGGCGCTCGCCGCCGAAACCCTCGCCCGGTGCGAGGATGGGGAGCTCTACCTCCAGTTCCTTGCGACCGAGGCGTTCCTGTTCGACGACGGGCGGCTCAAGACCTGCGACTATTCGCGCGATTCGGGCTTCGGCCTGCGCGGCGTGTCGGGCGAGATGACCGGCTTCGCCCACGCGAGCGAGATCAGCGCCGCCGCCATCCGCCGCGCCGGTGAGACCCTGCGCCTGCTCGATCCGGCGCGGAACCCGCTGGCCGCGCCGCCGCCGCGGTCGAACCGGCATCTTTACACCGAAGCCAGCCCGCTCGACGCGGTGCCGCTGGAAAAGAAGATCCGCCTGCTCGAGGAGATCGACGCGGCCGCTCGTGCGCGCGATCCGCGGATCGTGCAGGCCACCGCGAGCCTTTCGGGCAGCTGGTCGGCGATCGAGATCGTGCGTCCGGACGGCTTCGTCGCGCGCGATGTCCGGCCGCTGGTGCGGCTCAACGTTTCTGTCGTCGCTGAGGCGAACGGGCGGCGCGAGACCGGCAGTTTCGGTTTCGGCGGGCGCTACCTTTACGACGACCTGTTCGACGTGACGAAATGGACCCGCGCAGTGAACGAGGCTGTCGACCAGGCGCTGACCAACCTCGAAAGCGTTCCGGCCCCGGCCGGCGAGATGACCGTGCTGCTCGGGCCCGGCTGGCCCGGCGTGTTGCTGCACGAGGCCGTCGGCCACGGGCTGGAGGGCGATTTCAACCGGAAGGGCACCAGCGCCTTTTCCGGTCGCATCGGCACCCGCGTCGCGGCGCCCGGGGTGACGGTGGTCGATGACGGAGCCATCGCGAACCGCCGCGGCTCGCTGTCGATCGACGACGAGGGGACACCGACGCAGGAAAACGTGCTCATCGAAGACGGTATCCTCAAGGGATACATGCAGGATCGCATGAACGCCCGGCTGATGGGCGTCGCGCCGACCGGCAACGGGCGCCGCGAAAACTACGCCCACGCACCGATGCCGCGGATGACCAACACTTTCATGCGCGGAGGCAAGGACGATCCGGGCGAACTGCTGTCTCGCGTAAAGAAGGGCATCTTCGCCAAGAGCTTCGGCGGCGGGCAGGTCGATATCGTCAATGGCAATTTCACCTTCTCGTGCACCGAGGCCTATCTCGTCGAGGACGGCAAGCTCGGCGCACCGATCAAGGGCGCGACGCTAATCGGCAACGGCCCCACCGCGCTGACCAAGGTGATCGGCATCGGCAACGACATGGCGCTCGACGAAGGCGTGGGCATGTGCGGCAAAGGCGGCCAGTCCGTCCCGGCCGGGGTCGGCCAGCCGACCCTGCTCGTCTCGGGCCTGACCGTCGGCGGCACGGCCTGA
- the nadB gene encoding L-aspartate oxidase, protein MTATHDVIVIGSGAAGLTAALALAETRKVLVLAKGTLTGGSTAWAQGGIAAVLDAGDTFEDHIRDTMVAGAGLNRRETVEFVIENAPAAIDRLIELGVPFNKDRDTLHLTREGGHSHRRIVHVDDATGWAVQEALLKAAEANPNVTMLPGRACIDLITGRHGEKFSGSGRVWGVYALDEATGQVEAHVARATILATGGAGRVYQFSTAPRGATGDGIAMAWRAGARVSNMEMMQFHPTCLYNLDVKNFLITEAVRGEGGLLKHPETGHRYMPDYDPRAELAPRDVVARANDDQIKRYGLDFVHLDISHLDPEFVRGHFPNIDEKLTGLGIDMTKEPIPVVPAQHYTCGGVLIGLDARTDLPGLWAAGEVTESGLHGANRLASNSLLECFVFGEAAAEDILAAWDEMDDPPPIREWDESRVTDSDEEVVIKQNWTEIRRMMWNYVGIVRTTKRLERAAHRIDLLAQEIEDYYGSFRVTTDLIELRNLHQCADLIVRSALKRHESRGLHYTLDYPDTAEVARDTVLVP, encoded by the coding sequence ATGACCGCTACCCACGACGTCATCGTCATCGGCTCCGGCGCGGCCGGCCTAACCGCAGCGCTGGCGCTGGCAGAGACGCGCAAGGTGCTGGTTCTCGCCAAGGGGACCCTGACCGGCGGCAGTACCGCCTGGGCGCAGGGGGGGATCGCCGCGGTGCTCGATGCCGGCGACACCTTCGAGGACCATATCCGCGATACGATGGTCGCCGGCGCTGGCCTCAACCGCCGCGAAACGGTCGAGTTCGTGATCGAGAACGCGCCCGCGGCGATCGACCGGCTCATCGAGCTTGGGGTGCCGTTCAACAAGGATCGCGATACCCTCCACCTTACCCGCGAGGGCGGGCACAGCCATCGGCGGATCGTCCATGTCGACGATGCGACCGGTTGGGCGGTGCAGGAGGCGCTGCTCAAGGCGGCCGAGGCCAATCCAAACGTGACGATGCTGCCGGGCCGCGCGTGCATCGACCTCATCACCGGGCGCCACGGGGAAAAGTTCTCCGGCTCTGGCCGCGTGTGGGGCGTCTACGCGCTCGACGAGGCGACGGGCCAGGTCGAGGCCCACGTCGCCCGCGCGACCATCCTCGCCACCGGCGGCGCGGGGCGCGTGTACCAGTTCTCCACCGCCCCCCGGGGCGCGACGGGCGACGGCATCGCGATGGCGTGGCGCGCGGGGGCCCGCGTCTCCAACATGGAGATGATGCAATTCCACCCGACCTGCCTCTACAACCTCGACGTCAAGAACTTCCTCATCACCGAGGCGGTGCGCGGCGAAGGCGGGCTGCTCAAGCACCCCGAGACCGGCCACCGCTACATGCCCGACTACGACCCGCGCGCCGAACTGGCTCCGCGCGACGTGGTCGCCCGCGCCAACGACGACCAGATCAAGCGCTACGGCCTCGATTTCGTCCACCTCGACATCAGCCACCTCGACCCGGAGTTCGTGCGCGGGCACTTTCCCAACATCGACGAGAAGCTGACCGGCCTCGGCATCGACATGACGAAAGAGCCGATCCCGGTCGTGCCCGCGCAGCACTATACCTGCGGCGGCGTGCTGATCGGGCTCGACGCACGGACCGACCTGCCGGGCCTGTGGGCGGCGGGCGAAGTGACCGAGAGCGGGCTCCACGGCGCCAACCGGCTCGCCTCGAACAGCCTCCTCGAATGTTTCGTGTTCGGCGAGGCGGCAGCCGAGGACATCCTCGCTGCGTGGGACGAGATGGACGATCCCCCGCCGATCCGCGAATGGGACGAAAGCCGCGTGACCGATTCCGACGAAGAGGTGGTCATCAAGCAGAACTGGACCGAGATCCGGCGGATGATGTGGAACTACGTCGGCATCGTGCGCACAACCAAGCGGCTGGAGCGCGCGGCGCACCGGATCGACCTGCTCGCGCAGGAGATCGAGGACTACTACGGCAGCTTCCGCGTCACCACCGACCTCATCGAACTGCGCAACCTCCACCAGTGCGCCGACCTCATAGTCCGCAGCGCGCTGAAGCGCCACGAGAGCCGGGGCCTTCACTACACGCTCGACTATCCCGATACCGCCGAAGTCGCGCGCGACACGGTGCTGGTCCCGTGA
- a CDS encoding CHRD domain-containing protein, with protein MNTKSIFAIAALAGSVALAGCATIEEEVVDATSDTYKATLTGANEVGGGDPDGFGRAEISVTDGFGQVCWEIKDVAGIDAPTAAHIHYGRAGTNGPPVFTLEKSNEGRWQGCKDAREWTQNRLQGNPSDFYVNVHNAAYPNGAIRGQLSDAQ; from the coding sequence ATGAACACGAAATCCATATTCGCCATTGCAGCGCTGGCCGGATCGGTCGCACTCGCAGGCTGCGCCACGATCGAGGAAGAGGTCGTCGACGCGACCTCCGATACCTACAAGGCCACGCTGACCGGCGCCAATGAAGTCGGCGGCGGCGATCCCGACGGGTTCGGCCGGGCCGAAATCTCGGTAACCGACGGGTTCGGTCAGGTCTGCTGGGAGATCAAGGACGTCGCCGGCATCGATGCGCCCACCGCGGCGCATATCCACTATGGTCGCGCGGGAACGAACGGCCCGCCGGTCTTCACCCTCGAAAAGTCGAACGAAGGCCGCTGGCAGGGCTGCAAGGACGCCCGCGAGTGGACCCAGAACCGCCTGCAGGGCAATCCGTCAGACTTCTACGTGAACGTCCACAACGCAGCCTATCCCAATGGCGCGATCCGCGGACAGCTGAGCGACGCCCAGTAA
- a CDS encoding class I SAM-dependent methyltransferase has product MNAPLYDTIGLDYANLRRPDPRIAAAIETALGDARKVLNVGAGAGSYEPSDREVTALEPSAEMIAQRPAGAAPCVQGVAEALPFEDDSFDAVMGVMTVHHWTDRAAGFAELRRVSRGTIVLCTFDPLAGVQWVLDYFPEMAELDRQFMPTMEEYVERLGAVEISPLPVPHDCTDGFLYAYWRRPEAYLDPLVRKAISSFWLIERVEEGLERLKADLADGTWKARYGHLLGRDSIDAGYRLVVSRG; this is encoded by the coding sequence ATGAACGCGCCGCTCTACGACACGATCGGGCTCGATTATGCGAACCTTCGGCGGCCCGACCCGCGCATCGCGGCGGCGATCGAGACCGCGCTGGGGGACGCGCGCAAAGTGCTAAACGTCGGTGCCGGGGCGGGGAGTTACGAACCGTCGGACCGCGAGGTCACCGCGCTCGAACCCTCCGCCGAGATGATCGCGCAGCGACCGGCAGGCGCCGCGCCGTGCGTGCAGGGAGTGGCCGAGGCGCTGCCTTTCGAAGACGACAGCTTCGACGCGGTGATGGGCGTCATGACCGTCCATCACTGGACCGACCGTGCTGCGGGATTTGCCGAACTGCGCCGTGTTTCCCGTGGCACGATCGTTCTTTGCACGTTCGATCCACTTGCCGGCGTGCAGTGGGTGCTCGACTACTTCCCGGAGATGGCCGAACTCGATCGGCAGTTCATGCCGACCATGGAAGAATACGTCGAGAGGCTCGGCGCAGTCGAGATTAGCCCCCTGCCTGTTCCGCACGACTGCACCGACGGGTTCCTCTACGCCTACTGGCGGCGCCCGGAGGCCTATCTCGATCCCCTGGTGCGCAAGGCGATCTCTTCGTTCTGGCTGATCGAACGGGTCGAGGAGGGTCTCGAGCGACTGAAAGCCGACCTTGCGGACGGAACCTGGAAGGCGCGCTATGGCCATCTGCTCGGACGCGACAGCATCGACGCGGGCTATCGCCTCGTGGTCTCGCGCGGCTAG
- a CDS encoding oxidoreductase — translation MTTPQQPIGSPFGYRSTAREVVAGIDMSGKRVVVTGGYSGIGTETVRAIAEAGAEVIVGARRTGQAEDVLAGFIGSIAILPLDLSDPASIDAFAESVSGRLDRIDILINNAAVMASPLQRDARGYEGQFATNHLGHFQLTARLWPLLEAAGKARVVALSSIGHRICPPDLDDPNYERRDYDKWNAYGQAKSANALFALHLDKLGEPHGVRAFSVHPGGIMTDLQRHLTDEEQVAMGWVDAEGNVNERFKTTEEGASTTVWAATSPLLDGKGGVYCENCDVAAPASVDTPMAGAQPHIRDEALAERLWARSEELTGVEFRP, via the coding sequence ATGACCACCCCCCAGCAGCCTATCGGTTCGCCCTTCGGATACCGCTCGACGGCGCGCGAAGTGGTCGCCGGCATCGACATGTCCGGCAAGCGCGTGGTCGTCACCGGGGGTTACTCGGGCATCGGGACCGAGACCGTGCGGGCCATCGCCGAGGCCGGGGCCGAAGTTATCGTCGGCGCGCGGCGGACCGGACAGGCGGAAGACGTGCTCGCCGGCTTCATCGGTTCGATCGCGATCCTCCCGCTCGACCTTTCCGACCCCGCGTCAATCGACGCCTTCGCCGAAAGCGTCTCCGGACGCTTGGACCGCATCGACATCCTGATCAACAACGCCGCGGTGATGGCAAGCCCGCTCCAGCGTGACGCGCGGGGCTACGAAGGCCAGTTCGCGACCAATCATCTGGGACACTTCCAGCTCACCGCGCGGCTCTGGCCCTTGCTCGAAGCCGCGGGCAAGGCGCGTGTGGTTGCCCTGTCCTCGATCGGGCACCGCATCTGCCCGCCCGATCTCGACGATCCGAACTACGAGCGGCGCGACTACGACAAGTGGAACGCCTACGGCCAGGCCAAGAGCGCCAACGCGCTGTTCGCACTGCATCTCGACAAACTCGGCGAACCGCACGGAGTGCGCGCGTTCTCGGTCCATCCGGGCGGGATCATGACCGACCTCCAGCGCCATCTCACCGACGAAGAGCAGGTCGCGATGGGCTGGGTCGATGCGGAGGGCAACGTCAACGAGCGCTTCAAGACCACTGAGGAAGGCGCCTCGACAACCGTCTGGGCGGCGACCTCTCCGCTGCTTGACGGCAAAGGCGGGGTCTATTGCGAAAATTGCGATGTCGCTGCACCGGCGAGCGTGGACACTCCAATGGCTGGCGCACAGCCGCACATCCGCGACGAAGCCTTGGCCGAGCGGCTGTGGGCCAGGTCCGAAGAACTGACCGGGGTCGAATTCAGGCCCTGA
- a CDS encoding ABC transporter ATP-binding protein → MTTPPAIRIDNLVKRYAGEKGSEGKLALKGVSFDVPQGEIFGLLGPNGAGKSTLINILAGLVMKTSGSAEIWGFDIDVHPRNAKRSIGIVPQEIVFDPFFTPFEVLENQAGFYGVPKGERRSEELLDAVRLADKRDAYARTLSGGMKRRLLVAKAMVHAPPILVLDEPTAGVDVELRRQLWELVTRLNREGVTVVLTTHYLEEAEQLCDRIAIINHGELIANKPTRELVGMMGEKVVEITVDRDLAGPPAHAAFKKSAKKGDRTVEITYDKDKITAGQVLGLVQEQGFVIEDVTTREADLEDVFVQLTSTE, encoded by the coding sequence ATGACCACGCCCCCCGCTATCCGCATCGACAACCTCGTGAAGCGCTATGCCGGCGAGAAAGGCAGCGAGGGCAAGCTCGCACTGAAGGGCGTCAGCTTCGACGTTCCGCAGGGCGAGATCTTCGGCCTGCTCGGCCCCAACGGCGCCGGCAAGTCCACGCTCATCAACATCCTTGCCGGGCTGGTCATGAAGACCAGCGGAAGTGCGGAAATCTGGGGCTTCGACATCGACGTCCATCCGCGCAACGCCAAGCGCTCGATCGGTATCGTGCCGCAGGAGATCGTCTTCGACCCGTTCTTCACTCCGTTCGAGGTGCTGGAGAACCAGGCCGGGTTCTATGGTGTGCCGAAGGGCGAGCGGAGGTCCGAAGAACTGCTCGACGCGGTGCGCCTGGCGGACAAGCGCGATGCCTATGCGCGCACGCTCTCCGGCGGGATGAAGCGGCGGCTGCTGGTCGCCAAAGCGATGGTGCATGCCCCGCCGATCCTCGTGCTCGACGAGCCGACCGCGGGCGTCGACGTCGAGCTGCGCCGCCAGCTATGGGAGCTCGTCACCCGCCTCAACCGTGAGGGCGTGACGGTGGTGCTGACCACCCACTACCTCGAAGAAGCCGAACAGCTCTGCGACCGGATCGCGATCATCAACCACGGTGAACTGATCGCCAACAAGCCGACCCGCGAACTCGTCGGGATGATGGGTGAGAAGGTGGTGGAGATCACCGTCGACCGCGATCTTGCCGGCCCGCCCGCGCACGCCGCCTTCAAGAAGAGCGCGAAGAAAGGCGACCGGACCGTCGAGATCACCTACGACAAGGACAAGATCACCGCGGGCCAAGTACTCGGCCTGGTGCAGGAGCAGGGCTTCGTGATCGAGGACGTGACCACGCGCGAGGCGGACCTCGAAGACGTGTTCGTCCAGCTGACCAGCACCGAATGA
- a CDS encoding endonuclease III domain-containing protein, with the protein MKRLQDALVQRFGHMRRRPEDRREPEWALVQGLIGSRMPSEASSVVADRVLAEQGSWDAVAALRLDELAKALKGVRFPNQSAKRVHGVLGAICEKVGRVDLSLLEKMDTSEAVAWLEALPGAGRKIAAQVVNTTTLDRPSLVLDTHHLRILARLGLIAAGEDTAKAYDVLMPQLPEGWDAATIDEHHMLMKELGREVCTPKNPKCPDCPALSLCPTGRSRT; encoded by the coding sequence TTGAAACGCCTGCAGGATGCGCTCGTCCAGCGCTTCGGGCACATGCGCCGCCGCCCGGAAGACCGCCGCGAGCCTGAGTGGGCATTGGTGCAAGGGCTGATCGGCAGCCGCATGCCGAGCGAGGCGTCGAGCGTGGTGGCGGACCGGGTGCTGGCAGAGCAGGGATCGTGGGACGCGGTGGCGGCGCTGCGACTCGATGAACTGGCCAAGGCGCTGAAGGGCGTGCGATTTCCGAACCAGTCGGCGAAGCGCGTGCACGGGGTTCTCGGCGCGATCTGCGAGAAGGTGGGCCGGGTCGACCTGTCGCTGCTCGAGAAGATGGACACGTCCGAGGCCGTTGCCTGGCTCGAGGCGCTGCCCGGCGCGGGGCGCAAGATCGCCGCGCAGGTGGTCAACACCACCACGCTCGATCGGCCCTCATTGGTGCTCGACACGCACCACTTGCGTATCCTCGCGCGGCTGGGGCTGATCGCGGCAGGCGAGGATACCGCCAAGGCCTACGACGTGCTGATGCCGCAGTTGCCCGAGGGATGGGACGCGGCGACGATCGACGAGCATCACATGCTGATGAAGGAACTGGGGCGGGAGGTGTGCACACCCAAGAACCCCAAGTGCCCAGACTGCCCCGCGCTCTCGCTATGCCCGACCGGCCGGTCCCGGACCTAG
- a CDS encoding peptide MFS transporter encodes MATVVASATERTFLGQPIGVAYLAMTEAWERFSFYGMRGLLILYMVQEILLPGRIEKVAGMDAYRAWVTSVFGELSTQAFASQTFGLYSGFVYFTPMLGGLIADRWLGARKTVLTGIAFMTVGHLAMAFDVSFLIALVALVIGSGLLKGNVAAQVGHLYCTDDEANRSKGYVIFSTGINIGATLGPFVCGLLAQVYGWHVGFGLAGIVMLLAAAVYIAGWKHFADDTPRHKRTEAAVPMRGSDWSIVGLVVLVMMMTTVIGLIYDQMSNVGMIWVAEQVDLMTALGAVPVPWFASEDALASIVIVPVLIWLWRAMARGGNEPHDFTKIALGGVVMACAMLSLAGGAMQAEANGKSSLIWPALAFFFSGAGFMFFWPQILSFTSRRAPEQVNALMMAGVYLTAFVTGITSGWLARFYEPWGAATFFVVHAGIALAGTTLFLVFGPLLRNRLDTLERRNAGES; translated from the coding sequence ATGGCCACTGTTGTCGCCAGCGCCACGGAGCGCACCTTTCTCGGCCAGCCGATCGGGGTCGCCTATCTCGCGATGACCGAGGCGTGGGAGCGGTTCAGCTTCTACGGCATGCGCGGGCTCCTGATCCTCTACATGGTGCAGGAGATCCTGCTGCCCGGGCGGATCGAGAAGGTCGCCGGAATGGACGCCTACCGCGCGTGGGTGACGAGCGTCTTCGGCGAACTGTCCACGCAGGCTTTCGCCAGCCAGACCTTCGGCCTCTATTCGGGCTTCGTCTATTTCACCCCGATGCTCGGCGGACTGATCGCCGACCGCTGGCTGGGCGCGCGCAAGACCGTGCTGACCGGCATCGCGTTCATGACCGTCGGCCACCTCGCAATGGCGTTCGACGTCAGCTTCCTCATCGCGCTCGTCGCACTCGTCATCGGCTCGGGCCTGCTCAAGGGCAACGTCGCGGCACAGGTCGGGCACCTCTACTGCACGGACGACGAAGCCAACCGCTCCAAGGGTTACGTGATCTTTTCGACCGGCATCAACATCGGGGCGACACTCGGCCCGTTCGTCTGCGGGCTGCTCGCGCAAGTTTACGGCTGGCATGTCGGCTTCGGGCTCGCCGGGATCGTCATGCTGCTGGCGGCGGCGGTCTATATCGCAGGCTGGAAGCACTTTGCCGACGACACCCCGCGCCACAAGCGCACCGAGGCGGCAGTGCCGATGCGTGGCAGCGACTGGTCGATCGTCGGACTGGTCGTCCTCGTCATGATGATGACCACGGTCATCGGCCTGATCTACGACCAGATGAGCAACGTGGGGATGATCTGGGTGGCGGAGCAGGTCGACCTGATGACGGCGTTGGGCGCTGTCCCGGTCCCCTGGTTCGCCTCGGAGGATGCGCTCGCCTCGATCGTGATCGTGCCGGTGCTGATCTGGCTCTGGCGCGCCATGGCGCGTGGCGGGAACGAACCCCACGACTTCACCAAGATCGCGCTGGGCGGTGTCGTGATGGCCTGCGCGATGCTCTCGCTCGCGGGCGGTGCGATGCAGGCCGAAGCGAACGGCAAGAGTTCGCTGATCTGGCCCGCACTCGCGTTCTTCTTTTCCGGCGCGGGCTTCATGTTCTTCTGGCCGCAGATCCTGTCCTTCACCTCGCGGCGAGCGCCCGAACAGGTGAACGCGCTGATGATGGCCGGGGTCTACCTGACGGCGTTCGTCACGGGCATCACTTCGGGCTGGCTTGCACGCTTTTACGAGCCCTGGGGCGCTGCGACATTCTTCGTGGTCCATGCCGGCATCGCGCTGGCCGGAACGACGCTTTTCCTTGTGTTCGGTCCCCTGTTACGAAACCGGCTCGATACGCTCGAGCGCCGCAATGCCGGAGAATCCTGA
- a CDS encoding zinc-finger domain-containing protein, with the protein MSIPPPEVSKVTTTRVWCDGATDIRSGENYRPAALGHPKVWLEIDEHGYVDCGYCDRRFVLEGGPADGVDQATLRDISSGAS; encoded by the coding sequence ATGAGCATACCGCCGCCCGAAGTCAGCAAGGTCACGACCACCCGCGTCTGGTGCGATGGCGCCACCGACATCCGCAGCGGCGAGAACTATCGCCCGGCCGCGCTCGGCCACCCCAAGGTCTGGCTCGAGATCGACGAGCACGGCTACGTCGATTGCGGCTACTGCGACCGGCGCTTCGTGCTCGAGGGCGGCCCGGCCGACGGCGTGGACCAAGCCACCCTCAGGGACATCTCTTCGGGCGCCAGCTAG
- a CDS encoding endonuclease III domain-containing protein: MSQLPLDDPRTEVLRRLQALLIQRFGRIDRAAAEWRKPEWVLVQGVIGARTLTPTSNAATERLLARYGSWDAVATAPVEELEAELATQTFPDIAAARVRSALGVVVERVGRMDLSHLGALTTEDAMAWLEDLPGVGRKVAAGVMNASTFDRRALVLDSHHIRVSQRMKLVPPRADTIRAFDSLSPAMPPEWSASEFDEHHLLMKKLGQQFCRPAAPLCRECPALSLCPTGTARVPDR, encoded by the coding sequence GTGAGCCAGCTCCCGCTCGATGATCCCCGCACCGAGGTGTTGCGCCGGCTGCAGGCGCTGCTGATCCAGCGCTTCGGGCGGATCGACCGCGCCGCGGCCGAGTGGCGCAAGCCCGAATGGGTGCTGGTGCAAGGGGTAATCGGCGCGCGGACCCTCACGCCGACGTCGAATGCCGCGACCGAGCGCCTGCTCGCGCGGTACGGTTCGTGGGACGCGGTCGCCACCGCACCGGTGGAGGAACTGGAGGCCGAACTGGCCACTCAGACATTTCCCGATATCGCCGCCGCGCGGGTCAGGTCGGCGCTCGGCGTCGTGGTCGAGCGGGTGGGCCGCATGGACCTTTCCCACCTCGGCGCGCTGACCACCGAGGACGCGATGGCGTGGCTCGAGGACCTGCCCGGCGTGGGGCGCAAGGTCGCCGCCGGGGTGATGAACGCCAGCACCTTCGATCGCCGCGCGCTGGTGCTCGACAGCCATCACATCCGTGTCAGCCAGCGCATGAAACTGGTGCCGCCGCGTGCCGACACGATTCGTGCTTTCGACAGCCTAAGCCCTGCGATGCCGCCCGAGTGGAGCGCGAGCGAATTCGACGAGCATCACCTGCTGATGAAGAAGCTCGGCCAGCAGTTCTGCCGCCCCGCCGCGCCGCTGTGCCGCGAGTGCCCGGCCCTGTCGCTCTGCCCCACCGGAACCGCGCGCGTGCCCGACCGCTGA
- a CDS encoding endonuclease III domain-containing protein: protein MLDEEQVEEVFRRLSEAMPGRIRCAKGPKGQPDAFRSCIACMLSAQSLDRNTAAATKALFKLARTPRAMLKLDEPTIAAAIKPAGLYNMKARNIRAFCAALLERHGDVVPDTREGLMALPGIGRKCADIVLQFTFGTDTIAVDTHVHRVCNRIGLTSAKTADRTAEQLEARAPEWAFHEGHFWLIQLGKRVCKARSPQCPRCPVNDLCEFAAPLRA, encoded by the coding sequence ATGTTGGACGAAGAGCAGGTCGAGGAGGTGTTTCGCCGGTTGAGCGAGGCGATGCCCGGCCGCATCCGCTGTGCGAAGGGGCCGAAGGGACAGCCCGATGCCTTCCGCAGCTGTATCGCCTGCATGCTCTCTGCCCAGTCGCTCGACCGCAACACCGCCGCCGCCACGAAGGCGCTGTTCAAGCTTGCCCGCACGCCGCGCGCGATGCTGAAACTCGACGAGCCAACTATCGCCGCGGCGATCAAGCCCGCAGGCCTCTACAACATGAAGGCGCGCAACATCCGCGCTTTCTGCGCCGCGCTGCTCGAACGGCACGGCGACGTGGTGCCCGACACGCGCGAAGGGCTGATGGCGCTGCCGGGCATCGGGCGCAAGTGCGCCGACATCGTGCTCCAGTTCACCTTCGGCACCGACACGATCGCGGTCGACACCCACGTCCACCGCGTGTGCAATCGCATCGGGCTGACGAGTGCGAAGACGGCCGACAGGACCGCCGAGCAGCTCGAGGCCCGCGCACCCGAGTGGGCCTTCCACGAAGGGCATTTCTGGCTGATCCAGCTTGGCAAGCGCGTGTGCAAGGCGCGCAGCCCGCAATGCCCGCGCTGCCCGGTCAACGACCTGTGCGAGTTCGCCGCCCCACTCAGGGCCTGA
- a CDS encoding DUF924 family protein, translating into MAPRRWAADLLHFWFHALGPGDWWGGSPELDARIARRFGRELNALRVRPAREFLRDRQTALAAILLFDQVPRNVHRGTARAFATDPLGRAITRRFIAMGWHRSLDRHARAFAGMPLMHSEAIADQRASLAYFRKVPGNFAFARSHWRMIARFGRYPHRNPVLGRRSTPAERAAVAAGNAW; encoded by the coding sequence ATGGCGCCCCGCCGATGGGCGGCGGACCTGCTGCATTTCTGGTTCCATGCGCTCGGCCCCGGCGACTGGTGGGGCGGCTCGCCCGAGCTTGATGCGCGAATTGCCCGCCGTTTTGGTCGCGAGCTGAACGCCCTGCGCGTTCGCCCCGCGCGCGAGTTTCTTCGCGACCGTCAGACCGCGCTCGCCGCGATCCTCTTGTTCGACCAGGTCCCGCGCAACGTACACCGCGGAACGGCGCGCGCGTTCGCGACCGACCCCCTGGGTCGGGCGATCACGAGGCGGTTCATTGCGATGGGGTGGCACCGTTCGCTCGACCGTCATGCGCGCGCGTTCGCCGGCATGCCCTTGATGCACAGCGAGGCGATTGCCGACCAGCGGGCCAGTCTGGCCTATTTCCGCAAGGTGCCCGGCAATTTCGCTTTCGCGCGAAGCCACTGGCGGATGATTGCCCGGTTCGGGCGATATCCCCACCGCAACCCGGTGCTCGGCCGGCGATCGACACCGGCCGAGCGAGCCGCGGTTGCGGCGGGGAATGCCTGGTAA